TCCGGCAATATTCTTGACCAGTTGCCTGGTGCCCCTGCAACCGCTCCGGCTCCTGCTAACGGCGCTGCGACAACGCCCGCACCGGCTCAGCCCGGCGCTGTTCCGACCGGCAACTGATCGGTCTCGTTCATCTTCGCTCCGGCGGACTTAAACAGTCCGCCGGTTTTTCTTTGTGTGTATTGTCGTCGGCATGAAAAATAACGCTGGCGGAATCAGAATCGAAACGGTATCCGGTGAAGCCCATGGCGCGATATGTATTCATCACTGGCGGCGTGGTTTCCTCTCTTGGTAAGGGAATAGCGGCTGCGGCACTCGGGGCTTTGTTGCAGGCACGTGGTTATCGTGTACGGCTGCGCAAACTGGACCCCTATCTCAACGTTGACCCGGGCACCATGAGCCCGACTCAGCACGGTGAAGTCTTCGTCACCGACGACGGCGCAGAGACGGACCTTGATCTTGGCCACTACGAACGCTTCACAGGGCGCTCGGCGACCAAGACCGATAACATCACCACCGGACGGATCTACAAGAACATTATCGACAAGGAACGGCGCGGCGATTATCTCGGCGCAACGGTTCAGGTCATTCCGCATGTCACCAACGAGATCAAGGACTTCATCGTTGAGGGCAATAGCGATTACGATTTTGTGATCTGCGAAATCGGCGGCACAGTAGGCGACATCGAGGCTATGCCTTTCGTGGAAGCCATTCGTCAGCTGGGCAACGAGTTGCCACGCGGCAATGCGATCTATGTGCATTTGACGCTGATGCCTTACATTCCGGCGGCTGGCGAGTTGAAGACCAAGCCAACCCAGCATTCCGTCAAGGAATTGCAGGCCCTTGGCATTCATCCTGATATTCTGCTGGTGCGTGCGGATCGTGAGATTCCTGAGCCGGAACGTCGCAAGCTGTCGCTGTTTTGTAATGTCCGCCCGTCGGCGGTTATTCAGGCGCTGGATGTTGCCAATATCTATGACGTACCCATGGCCTACCACAAGGAAGGGCTGGACAATGAAGTCCTGGCCGCCTTTGGCATCGAACCGGCTCCCAAGCCACGCCTCGATGCCTGGGAAGAGGTTTCCAACCGCATCCGCACCCCGGAAGGCGAGGTTACCATTGCCATCGTCGGCAAATATACCGGCCTGAAGGATGCTTATAAGTCGCTGATCGAAGCGCTTCACCATGGCGGTATTGCCAACCGCGTCAAGGTCAAGCTTGAGTGGATCGAATCCGAGGTATTCGAGAAGGAAGACCCGGCTCCTTACCTCGAAAAAGTTCACGGTATTCTGGTACCGGGCGGCTTTGGTGAGCGTGGCTCTGAAGGCAAGATTCTGGCCGCCCAGTTTGCGCGTGAACGCAAGGTTCCTTACTTCGGCATCTGCTTTGGTATGCAAATGGCCGTGGTGGAAGCAGCCCGTCACCTGGCAGGCATCGAACAGGCCTCCTCGACTGAATTTGGTCAGACATCTGAGCCGGTCGTCGGCTTGATGACCGAATGGATGAAGGGCAATGAGCTTGAGAAGCGGTCTGCTGCGGGTAATCTTGGCGGCACTATGCGTCTTGGCGCCTATAAGGCTGCTCTGAAGAAAGATTCGCGGATTGCCGACATTTACGGCTCTACCGAGATTTCCGAGCGTCACCGCCATCGCTATGAAGTGAATGTGGATTACAAGCAACGGCTGGAAGACTGCGGTCTGGTCTTTGCAGGCATGTCGCCTGACGGTCTTCTGCCGGAGACGGTGGAATATCCCGATCACCCATGGTTCGTCGGCGTGCAGTATCACCCGGAACTCAAGTCCCGCCCGCTGGACCCGCATCCATTGTTCAAGAGCTTTGTAGAAGCGGCTTTGGAGCAAAGCCGGCTCGTTTGAGGTCGTCAGATCATCAAGAAAATGCAGACAAAACCCGCCCGTAAGGCGGGTTTTGCTTTTGGATGGCGGAAAAGATAAAAATCGCCTTGGAACACTGTCTTTGCTCCATCGCAAAAAATCCTATCCTGCATTTGAGCATTGACAGCTAAATTTGTATCGAATTTCCGCGATGAGTGCGAAAGCTGATCTGGATGCTCAAACTTTTGCTTTTCCAAGCTTTATTGACTCTGTTCATGGTGCTCCCCCTGGAAAGTGCGCATGCTCAGCCCTGGCAGAGTATTGATCCGGCACTCGCTGGATGGAATGTCGACAGGCTGAAAGCCGCTCAGGATTATTCCACGCGGTTGAAGCCGACAGCCGTTATGGTGGTTCAGGATGGAAAGGTTATTGCGCGTTGGGGTGACGTTTCGCGCAAAGTGAACGTGGCGTCGATCCGCAAAAGCTTGTTGAGTGCGCTCTACGGAATTGCCGTATCCGAGGGCCGCATAAACCTCGAGAATACGCTTGAGAATCTGAAGATTGATGACAAGCCTCCCGGCCTTACCGTGACAGAAAAACAAGCGACGGTGCGTGACTTGCTGATGGCGAGATCAGGAGTTTATCATCGTGCGGCCTCTGAAACCGACGAGATGCGGCGCAAACGGCCAGAGCGTGGAAGCCATGCGCCGGGCTCGTTCTGGTGGTACAACAATTGGGATTTCAATGCACTCGGCACGATCTATCGCCAGCAGACGGGTGAGGATATTTTCCAGAGCTTTGCGCAGCGCATCGCTGCGCCGCTCGGCATGGAGGACTTCTCAACGCGTGACGGCCATTATGTAACCGTTGCGCAATCGGAGCATCCTGCTTTTCCGGTCAATCTCAGCGCCAGGGACGCTGCTCGTTTTGGTCAGCTTTATCTGGATGTCGGTCGATGGAACAGCAGGCAGGTTATTCCCGCATCATGGGTCAAGGACTCAACAACGCCTTACTTCCAAACCGATCGGGGAAGCATGGGTTATGGTTATCTCTGGTGGACATTGAACCCTGCCGTATTCGGGGAGGGAGCGGCTCTTGCATCCGGCTATGGCGGTCAAGCTTTAGCAGTTATTCCTCAAAAACGTTTGGTCGTTGTCCAGGTTGTCGACGCTTCCCAAAATCCCAAAGGCATTCGAACAAGCCATTTCGTGGCAATGCTGCAAATCCTCGCGACGGCTGCTCCTTAGGGCATTGAACCAGGATCTAGAAAATGAACAATGGACCTTCATTTCTTGGCTTTCCCGAACGGCTCTCCGGCGGGCGTAAACCCGAAATAGTGATTGTCGGCGCTGGTCATGGCAGTACCTATGCCGGACAGGATAGCGGCGGTCATGCCTTGCCTCCAGATGCTATCCGTGTTGCCAGCCAGGAAGATGTGGGGTTGATCGACCATTGGGATTTCGATCTTGGTGGCCCGCTTTTCGATAACAAACCGGCTTGCTGCATCGATGTCGGTAATGTCTCGACAATCATGCACGATAATCTCGGCAACCGAACCAGAATCGAGGCGAAAACACGGGAGATCTTGGCGTCTTCGGC
The Allorhizobium ampelinum S4 genome window above contains:
- a CDS encoding serine hydrolase domain-containing protein, with amino-acid sequence MLKLLLFQALLTLFMVLPLESAHAQPWQSIDPALAGWNVDRLKAAQDYSTRLKPTAVMVVQDGKVIARWGDVSRKVNVASIRKSLLSALYGIAVSEGRINLENTLENLKIDDKPPGLTVTEKQATVRDLLMARSGVYHRAASETDEMRRKRPERGSHAPGSFWWYNNWDFNALGTIYRQQTGEDIFQSFAQRIAAPLGMEDFSTRDGHYVTVAQSEHPAFPVNLSARDAARFGQLYLDVGRWNSRQVIPASWVKDSTTPYFQTDRGSMGYGYLWWTLNPAVFGEGAALASGYGGQALAVIPQKRLVVVQVVDASQNPKGIRTSHFVAMLQILATAAP
- a CDS encoding CTP synthase translates to MKPMARYVFITGGVVSSLGKGIAAAALGALLQARGYRVRLRKLDPYLNVDPGTMSPTQHGEVFVTDDGAETDLDLGHYERFTGRSATKTDNITTGRIYKNIIDKERRGDYLGATVQVIPHVTNEIKDFIVEGNSDYDFVICEIGGTVGDIEAMPFVEAIRQLGNELPRGNAIYVHLTLMPYIPAAGELKTKPTQHSVKELQALGIHPDILLVRADREIPEPERRKLSLFCNVRPSAVIQALDVANIYDVPMAYHKEGLDNEVLAAFGIEPAPKPRLDAWEEVSNRIRTPEGEVTIAIVGKYTGLKDAYKSLIEALHHGGIANRVKVKLEWIESEVFEKEDPAPYLEKVHGILVPGGFGERGSEGKILAAQFARERKVPYFGICFGMQMAVVEAARHLAGIEQASSTEFGQTSEPVVGLMTEWMKGNELEKRSAAGNLGGTMRLGAYKAALKKDSRIADIYGSTEISERHRHRYEVNVDYKQRLEDCGLVFAGMSPDGLLPETVEYPDHPWFVGVQYHPELKSRPLDPHPLFKSFVEAALEQSRLV